From the Streptomyces sp. Sge12 genome, the window GGTTTCGCCGCCCGTCGGTGGTCGGTGTTCGGGGTCGGAGTCGGGGTCGGGGTCAGGCCAGGGACCGGAGGCCCGGCACGTCGTCGGGATCGTCCCACAGGAGCACCAACCGGTCTCCCCCTGAGGGCGGTTGGTGAGCGCGCGCGGCTTCCGCGGCGGCGCCGGCGGCCGCCCGGCGCACCTCCCGCACGCGTGCGGGCAGGGCGAGTACGTCCAGTGCGCCGGGGTCGGGGCGGCCGTCCGGGCCGGCCGGAGCCAGCAGGCCGAGGAGGTCGGCGGCCGGTGCGCCGCCCCCGCGCCGCCACACCGCCACCGGGAGACCGCCTTCGAGTACGGCCTCAAGCAGTCCCGCGTGTGGGGCTGCCGTGGTGTGGGCGAGCACGCAGGCGGGCTCCGGCCCGGCGGCCAGCTGCATCCCGAGGGTGTCCGTGACCTCGGCGTCCACCACGACCCGTACGGCGTCGGGGTGCCGGCCGCCCCGGTCGTACAGCCAGCTCCAAGTGGCGGACCATTCGGCGCGGGTGTCGGCCCGCTCGTCGGGGCAGCGCACCACCACCTGGTGGAGCAGACCGAGGGCGCGCGGCCGGCCCGCGGGGCCGCGGGGCACCGGCCACTCGTCGAAGTCGGCGTCCAGCAGTTCGTACGGCACGTGGAACTCGACGCGGTCCACGGCCGCGTACGGCTGCCGCCCGGCCGCGGCGCCGGGCTCCGACGCGCCGCCGGCGAGGGCGAGTTGCCGTACGAGTTCCTTCCTGACCGCGTCCAGCGCGACGGGCTTCGCCTCCGACTCCCATATGTGTTCCAGCCGTTCGCCCCGCAGCCACATCCGGGCCAGGAAGCCCGGCTCCCCGCCCGGTGGTGCCTCCAGCCGGACGTGCAGCACCTTCCGGCGGGCCGGGGGCGGGGGCGGCGGCAGCACCGGCAGGGCGAGGCGTTCGCGGGTGGCGCGCACCCAGCCCGTCAGCCGGTCGGCCCAGCACGCGTCGCCCGCGGCGGCGGCCCGGTCCGCGAGGAACCGTACGAAGGGCACGGCCAGCGGCATCCCGCCGCGCCCGCCCTGGCGTTCGTCCAGGTCCTGGACCACCTCCAGCAGGCCGTCCCCGGGCAGGCCGCCGTGCGCCGGGGTGGTGCAGCCGGCCGCCTTGAACGCCCAGGCGTAGGCCTCGTAGGCGCAGCGCGGCAGTTCGCGGCCCTCGAAGAGCTCGCCGAGCGCGTCCCAGGCCTCCTGGTCGAGGCGGGCCGCCCCGGCCGGGCCGGCGCCGGACAGCTCGTCGTCGAGGAAGGAGCAGGCGTCCCAGTTCCGGTCCACGATGAACTGGGGCAGCTGCCAGCCCTCGCCGCGCTCGCGCAGCTCCTGGAAGGAGCGGTGGATGCTGAGGGCGGCGCCGGGCAGGCCGGTGACGCTCTCCCGTACGGTCCGGCCGCCGAGTTCGCCGAGCAGGGCGTCGGTGAAGCGGCCCGCTCCGCGCTCGGGATCGTTCTGCGCGATCTCGCCCTCGCGGGAGGCGTAGAGCCGGAACTGCCGGCGGCCCGGCACCGAGCTCCCGCCGCCGTAGTCGTTGCTGCCGAAGTTCCACCATGCTTCGCGGGGCGCGTCGACCCGGCAGGAGTCGACGAGCGCGGCCTGGAGCGGGAAGCTGCGCGGTCCGACCAGGTCGGTACGCCACCAGCGCAGCGCCGAATCGAGGTTGAGGTGCCTGATGAGGTTGGGGCTGGCGTCGGCGCAGGGCAGCATCAGCTCCTGGCGCGGCCCGAGGTAGCCGTGTCCGGCCCAGAAGATCCAGAGCAGGTCTCCGTCGCACTTGGGGAGTTCGTCGAGCAGCGCCGCCTTCACGTGCTGCTCCGTCGCCGGCCGGTACGCGGTGCGCAGGGCGGCCATGGCCGGGGAGTCCTGCCAGTCGAGGGCGTCGGGGTCGTCGAGCGGGGAGAGCAGCAGCCGGATGTTGCCGGGCGGCACCTCGGCCGGGCCGGTCAGCCACTGGGCGAAGCGCAGGGCGTCGCGGGCCGGACCCCGCAGGTTCCAGCGGGGGCTGATCCCGTAGCGCTCGACGCCGGCGACGAGCGCGAAGGTGCGCTGCGGGCCGAGGGCCGGGGGCAGGAAGCCGGCGGGGGTCACCCGATCTCCGCTTCGGCCACCGCCTGTTCGATGCGCTCGTAGAGGGAGTCCTGTTTCCAGTAGGCGCTGTGACAGGCGGGGAAGGGCTGCCGGCTGCGGACCTCGTGGTCGGTGACGCGCGGGTCGCCGGGGAAGACGGGCCCGGCGAGGTAGGCCAGCACGTCGTGCCGGTCGTAGACGTTGAGCCAGCGCGGGAAGCCGTAGGGGAGTTTCGCGCCGGGTTCGAGCGCGGTGAGCGCGCCGAGCTCGTAGAGGAACGGGGCCTGCGAGCCGACGGTGACCAGCAGCTCGGCCCCGGGGACGGCCTCGCCGCGGGCGGCGGCCAGGGTGAGGAGGTCGACCAGGGCGATCCCGCCGAGGCTGTGGCCGATCAGTACGGTCGGCCCGGGCTCGGCGGTGATCGACTCGTGCAGGAACTCCCGTAGCTCGCGGCCGCGGGACTGGTAGCGCAGGATGTCGCCGAGCACGGGGGTGGCGCCGACGGTGAGCGAGCCGCGCCGGGCATTGAGCAGGGGCTGGGTGGTGGCCCGCAGGGCGAGCCGGCCGAGGACGGCGGCCACGCGGGCGCCGGGGACCCGGCCGTCCCCGCCGAGGCGGGCGGTGAGCAGTTCGACGAGCCGGTCGCGCTCGGCCCCGGTGCAGTCGGCCTCCTCCCCGGCGGCGGCGAGGGCGGCGGCGGTCACGGCCCGGGCGAGGGCGGTGGCCAGCTCACGGGCCTGCGGTTCGCCGGTGGCGCGCTCTGCGGCCCGGGCGGCTTCGGTGGAGCGGGCGGTGGAGTCCAGGGCGGCGGCGAAGCCGGGGGCGAGGCCGGTGCCGTGCAGCAGGGCGCCGAGTTCGTCGCCGGTGCGCGGCGGCTCGGGCGGCAGCCCTTCCAGCAGCTGGAGCACCCGGGCCCCGGCGGACCGTACGCCGGGCATCGCGAAGGGGTCGTCCCCGTGGCCGCCGCCCCCGTAGCCACCGCCGCCGCCCCCGTCCGCGCCCTGCCAACCGGCCTCGGCCAGGACCCGCAGCTCGCACAGCGGGTCGGCGAACAGCAGCGCCCATGCGGCGGTCTCCGCGTCCGCGGGGTCGGGCGCGTCCTGCGGGCCGGGCCGCAGTCCCGGTACGGAGCGGCCGCCCGCGCCGAGGGTCGCGCCGAACCGGTCGCCCCAGTAGCAGGAGTCGACGGCCGCCCCGGGGAATCTCGCCGTCAGCCGTTCCCGGACCTGCGCGAACAGCCGGTCGTGCCGCTCGCGCCGTACCCCCGTACCGTGGACAAAGAGAAAACGCATCGCAGCCCGGCCCCCTCGCACAGTCGTCCCCCGCCCGGCACCATAGCCCGGCACGGGCAACAGGAGCCATGGAACGCGGAGTTCGGTCCGGGGAGGGCGGCGTGCACACGGCGGGGCGGACGGCTGTGAGAACGGACACGTCCCGCTCTCGGAACCCGGGCCGCCGCTCCCCCATCGAACGAAGAGCCGGAAAGCGTCTGGGGTGGGAGAAACACATGGTCGGCAGGGTGGGCGGGCGGGAACGGGAGCGCAGACGGAGCCGGGTCCCCGCAGGGGGATCCCTGGTCGTCGGCCTGCTGTGCACCGTGGTCCTCGCGGGCGTCGGCTACGTCGCCTGGGAGCTGCGCGGCATCGCCGCCAACCGTGCGGACGGCGATCCGGCGCAGGGGGTCTACCAGCAGGACCCCGAACGCGCCGACAAGACGGCGGCCGCCGTCCTGGACGGGATCGTCCGGGACGCCCCGGAGCCGCCGACGGACGGCAAGGCCTTCGCCGGCGGCGGCAGCGCCGCGGACTGGCGCTACGCCGGCTGGCAGCCCTCCGACCCCCTGGAGGCCCGGCCGGCCCCGGCCGAACCCGCCGTCGGCGCGCTCTTCTCCCCCGGCGGCGACGGCGACCCCGACCACCACTGCTCGGCCGTCGTGGTCCACTCCCCCGGCGGCGACCTGATCGCCACCGCCGCGCACTGCGTGTACGGCGGCGGCTTCCGCACCAACCTGGCCTTCGCGCCCGGCTACCGGGACGGTGTGGCCCCGTACGGCATCTGGGTGCCGACCCGGATCGATGTGGACCCGCGCTGGACGCAGGACCAGGACCCCGACCACGACGTCGCCTTCCTCCGGCTGCGCCGGCCCGGCTATCCCGGCCAGCGGCTGGAGGACGTCACGGGGGCCATGACCTTGACCCTCGGCGCCGAACTGCCCGCACCGGCACGGCTCGTGGGCTATCCGAACTTCTCCGAGCAGCCGCTGGAATGCCAGAACACCGCCGTGCCGGCCGGCCCGACCCAGGTGCGGCTGGACTGCGCGGACGTGCCCAACGGCACCAGTGGCGGTCCGGTGACGACGGGCCGCACCGCTCTCATCGGGGTGATCGGCGGGCGCGACGGGGGCGGCGACGAGGAGACCTCGTACAGCGTCCGCTTCGGTGACGACGTGCGGGCGCTGTACGAGCGTTCCACCACGTCCCCCGCACCCTGACCGGGCGGCCGTCCCGGAGGGGATCTCCGGAACGGCCGTCCGGTTTCGCTCAGTTGCTAGGCTCGTCGGCGCAGTTTCAGGACGCAGACCGACGGGACCGCACCATGTCTCCAAAGCAGCAGCGTGGCGAGGCCACCGTCGACCTGCTCCTGACCACCGCGCTGCGGGTGTTCGCCGAGTCCGGCCAGCAGGGCTTCACCGTGAACGCGGTCGTCTCGGCCAGCGGGGTCAGCCTCGGCAGCCTCTACCACCACTTCGGCAGTTTCGACGGTCTCGCCGCCGCCCTCTACATCCGGTGCATGGACCAGCTGTGCGACGACATGGTCGCCGCACTCACCCGGTGCCGGACGGCCCGCACCGGGGTACGCGCCTGGGTGTCGGCCTATCTGACCTTCACTCAGGAGCACCGGGACGTGGCGCTGTTCCTGCACGCCTCCGCCTACTCCGGCTATCTGGTGGCGCACGCCGAGGAGATCGGCGCGGCCAAGGCCGACAAGTTCGCGGCCATCATGCAGTGGCTGGGGGTCCGCATGCAGCGCGGCGAGATCGCCCCGCTGCCGGCCCCCGTGATCGAGGTGCTGGTCATGGGCCCGCTCACGGAAGCGGCCCGTCGATGGCTGTCCAGCACCTACGAGATCGACCTCGCCGAAGCCGCCCGCTACCTCCCCGACCACATCTGGCGTTCCCTGCGCCCCGATCCCGCCTGACCCGATCTGGGTGGTTGTCCGGCTCGTCGTCGTTCATGCCGCAGATTCTGCTGCGGCGGGCGCGCCGGGGGCAGGCCCGGGCCGGGGCGCCCGGGGGCAACCCGGGGGCGGACGGGCTCACATCGGGGCGCTCCGCAGCGGCCCCCTTCGGCCGGGTCAGCGCGGCAGGGCGGC encodes:
- a CDS encoding TetR/AcrR family transcriptional regulator, whose amino-acid sequence is MSPKQQRGEATVDLLLTTALRVFAESGQQGFTVNAVVSASGVSLGSLYHHFGSFDGLAAALYIRCMDQLCDDMVAALTRCRTARTGVRAWVSAYLTFTQEHRDVALFLHASAYSGYLVAHAEEIGAAKADKFAAIMQWLGVRMQRGEIAPLPAPVIEVLVMGPLTEAARRWLSSTYEIDLAEAARYLPDHIWRSLRPDPA
- a CDS encoding trypsin-like serine peptidase; this translates as MVGRVGGRERERRRSRVPAGGSLVVGLLCTVVLAGVGYVAWELRGIAANRADGDPAQGVYQQDPERADKTAAAVLDGIVRDAPEPPTDGKAFAGGGSAADWRYAGWQPSDPLEARPAPAEPAVGALFSPGGDGDPDHHCSAVVVHSPGGDLIATAAHCVYGGGFRTNLAFAPGYRDGVAPYGIWVPTRIDVDPRWTQDQDPDHDVAFLRLRRPGYPGQRLEDVTGAMTLTLGAELPAPARLVGYPNFSEQPLECQNTAVPAGPTQVRLDCADVPNGTSGGPVTTGRTALIGVIGGRDGGGDEETSYSVRFGDDVRALYERSTTSPAP
- a CDS encoding VMAP-C domain-containing protein, with protein sequence MTPAGFLPPALGPQRTFALVAGVERYGISPRWNLRGPARDALRFAQWLTGPAEVPPGNIRLLLSPLDDPDALDWQDSPAMAALRTAYRPATEQHVKAALLDELPKCDGDLLWIFWAGHGYLGPRQELMLPCADASPNLIRHLNLDSALRWWRTDLVGPRSFPLQAALVDSCRVDAPREAWWNFGSNDYGGGSSVPGRRQFRLYASREGEIAQNDPERGAGRFTDALLGELGGRTVRESVTGLPGAALSIHRSFQELRERGEGWQLPQFIVDRNWDACSFLDDELSGAGPAGAARLDQEAWDALGELFEGRELPRCAYEAYAWAFKAAGCTTPAHGGLPGDGLLEVVQDLDERQGGRGGMPLAVPFVRFLADRAAAAGDACWADRLTGWVRATRERLALPVLPPPPPPARRKVLHVRLEAPPGGEPGFLARMWLRGERLEHIWESEAKPVALDAVRKELVRQLALAGGASEPGAAAGRQPYAAVDRVEFHVPYELLDADFDEWPVPRGPAGRPRALGLLHQVVVRCPDERADTRAEWSATWSWLYDRGGRHPDAVRVVVDAEVTDTLGMQLAAGPEPACVLAHTTAAPHAGLLEAVLEGGLPVAVWRRGGGAPAADLLGLLAPAGPDGRPDPGALDVLALPARVREVRRAAAGAAAEAARAHQPPSGGDRLVLLWDDPDDVPGLRSLA